In the genome of Candidatus Tanganyikabacteria bacterium, one region contains:
- a CDS encoding cyclic nucleotide-binding domain-containing protein codes for MQTLRAHDLPLDGHDWDRLTEIGREKNFAKRDVICSEDDPATDYYVVLSGCVEIFKQVEGAQTPGGMPAEIRLALLEAGASFGERCLFGGSQRTACARAYQDTALLVIDGKALATLLGQDDALAARFYRALCVKLSNIVSDVESDLRHLHRRLTFY; via the coding sequence TTGCAGACGCTTCGCGCTCACGACCTGCCCCTCGACGGCCACGACTGGGATCGCCTCACGGAGATCGGGCGCGAGAAGAATTTCGCAAAGCGCGACGTCATCTGCAGCGAGGACGATCCCGCCACCGACTACTACGTGGTGCTCTCGGGCTGCGTGGAGATCTTCAAGCAGGTCGAGGGCGCGCAGACTCCAGGGGGCATGCCCGCCGAGATCCGCCTGGCGCTGCTCGAGGCGGGCGCCTCGTTCGGCGAGCGCTGCCTGTTCGGCGGCAGCCAGCGCACGGCTTGCGCCCGGGCCTATCAGGACACGGCGCTGCTGGTGATCGACGGCAAGGCGCTGGCAACGCTGCTAGGCCAGGACGATGCGCTGGCCGCGCGGTTCTATCGGGCGCTCTGCGTCAAGCTGAGCAACATCGTCTCGGACGTGGAGTCAGACCTGCGCCACCTCCACCGGCGGCTGACCTTCTACTGA